One region of Dehalococcoidia bacterium genomic DNA includes:
- a CDS encoding AbrB/MazE/SpoVT family DNA-binding domain-containing protein → MKARIQKWGNSLALRIPKSFASEAGLQRETSIEISLSEGKLIITPLANPKFTLKQLLAKVNKENLHHETDTGPAAGNEAW, encoded by the coding sequence TTGAAAGCTCGTATACAGAAATGGGGAAATAGTCTTGCTTTGCGTATCCCCAAGTCTTTTGCTTCAGAAGCAGGTTTGCAAAGAGAAACCTCTATTGAAATTTCACTATCAGAGGGAAAGCTCATAATAACACCATTGGCTAATCCGAAATTTACTCTTAAACAGCTATTGGCAAAGGTTAATAAAGAGAATTTGCATCATGAGACGGATACTGGCCCCGCCGCAGGTAACGAAGCATGGTAA
- a CDS encoding type II toxin-antitoxin system PemK/MazF family toxin translates to MRRILAPPQVTKHGKRFTYIPRCGDIVWITLNPQAGHEQSGRRPALVVSPVSYNDKTGLAVLCPISSIVKGYPFEVLLPEGSPVAGAILSDQVKSMDWRIRNAVLLCTLPAGNISEVLLKLNTLLSH, encoded by the coding sequence ATGAGACGGATACTGGCCCCGCCGCAGGTAACGAAGCATGGTAAGCGCTTCACCTATATTCCAAGATGCGGAGACATAGTGTGGATAACCTTAAATCCTCAAGCAGGACATGAACAATCAGGACGCCGCCCCGCCCTGGTAGTTTCACCTGTTAGTTATAATGATAAGACAGGGTTGGCCGTCCTTTGTCCCATCAGCAGCATTGTCAAGGGCTACCCTTTCGAAGTACTACTTCCAGAAGGATCACCAGTGGCGGGGGCAATCTTATCTGACCAGGTAAAAAGCATGGATTGGCGTATTAGAAATGCAGTACTATTATGCACACTGCCTGCCGGAAATATCTCTGAGGTGCTCTTAAAACTGAACACCTTGTTATCACACTAA